A window of Fusobacteriaceae bacterium genomic DNA:
GGCGCTTTCGTGAAGCGCAGGTAGGCGCAGACCTTGTCCATGCCCACCGTTGCCAGCAAAAGCCCGAAAAAGGCGCTGATGAGTCCCTTCACGATGGATTTTCCGGAGATCGAAATGATGACCGAAAGCCCGAAGACCGCCAGCGTAAAGAACTCGCCGGGGCCGAATTTGAGCGCCATTTTGGAGATCAGCGGCGAAAGAAAGGTCATGAGGACGGCGCCGATCATCCCGCCCACAAAGGACGAGTAGAGCGCGATGGAAAGAGCTCTTCCCGCCTCGCCCTTCTGCCCCATGGGATAGCCGTCCATGACGGTTGCGGCCGCCGCCGGCGTTCCCGGCGTATGGATCAGGATAGCCGAAATGGAGCCTCCGTACATGCCGCCGCAGAAGATCCCCAAAAGGAGTCCGATGGACGGGATCAAATCCATGCCGTAGGTAAAGGGGATCAAGAGCGCTATCCCCATGGTTGCCGTAAGACCGGGGATGGATCCGATCAGGACGCCTCCCGTGGCCCCCAGAAAGATCATGCCCATGACCTGGAGATTCAAGAGCACATTGGCGTAGCTTCCGAATAAAAGTGACCAGTTCATCGCGCCCCCCTAAAAGTCCATGACGCCGGACAGAAAACCCAGCGGCATTTCAATACCGAGGATCAGCTTGAAGGCGAGGAATATGCCGACGGAGGTCAAGAGCGAGATCAGGATCATGACCTTGTAGTCGCGGACCTCCAGCAAAAACATCAGCGCGAAGAGCAGTAGCGGCGTCATGACGAGAAAGCCCAGGCTTTTCCACAGAAAAACATAGGCGATCACGACGGCGACCCCGATCAAAAGCCGCTGCATTCCCTTGTCCCGGAGACTCAGGGTCGGCGCTTCCCGTTTGTCGTAGTGTTTCACGGACTGGTACAGGAGAACCAGGGCGCAAATCCCCAGTCCCAGGGCGAGCCAGCGCGGGAAGAATTCCGGTCCGATGGGCACGTTTTTGAATTTTTTAAAGGTAAACGTCACCGCGACCACATAGAGCGTCAGAGCCAAAAACAGAAGGGCGGCGACAAAGTTCGCTTTTCTCACCCGATATCTCCTTATCCGTAATGCTACTTCGTTTCATCCAGAAGATGAGTCTCTTCGAGAGTTTTCGTTACCGCTTCAAAATTATCCTTTAAAAACGCCGCGAATTCATCGGGCCCCAGATAGCGCACGTTGAGATTCATATTTTTGGCGAATTTGAGAAAATCTTCGTCTTTGATGCCTTTGGCGAAGGCGTCCACAAGGGTCTTCACGATGGCGGCATCGACGCCTTTGGGAAGCGCCATGCCTCTCCAGGTGTAATAAGTGATGTCATAGCCCTGCTCGATAAATGTCGGTACATTGGGGAAGGCGTCGGCCCGTTTTTCATCCATAACGCCCAATACCTTGAGATTTCCGGCTTCTACTTGGCTCTTTACTTCGGCCAGGGAAACGGAAACGGCCTGGATATGTCCGCCGGCAAGGGCGGTCACGGCGGGAGCGGCCCCTTCAAAGGGAACGTGCTTTACCTGAATGCCCGTGGCGTTGGCCAAAAGTCCCGCGCCGATATGCCATACGGAGCCGGGGGCGGAATTTCCGATGGAGATCTCGCCGGGGTGCGCCTTGGCGTATTCCACAAATTCCTTCACGCTGTTGTAGGGGGCGTCGGCCTTGACGGTCAGCGCCGCCGCGTCGGCGTTTACGAGGCAGAGGGGAATGTAGTCGGCGTAAGTAAAATCGATCAGACCTTGCTGGGGCAGCGAATTCAGCTCAAAGGTCACCATGCCCAGCGTATAGCCGTCGGGTTTCGCGTCTTTGATGGCCGCGTGTCCGATGGCGCCCGCGCCGCCCGTCTTGTTTTCCACGGCCAGCGTCACCTTGAGTTCTTTTTCAACGGCGGCCGAGAGCGCCCGCAGGATGGCGTCCGTACCGCCTCCGGCAGCCCAGGGACAGATGACTTTGATCGTCTTCGTCGGATATTTGTCCGCGGCGGCGACCGACAGGGAAAGCAGGGTAGTCAGTGCGAGCAACCCAAAAATGATGTTCCGGAATACCTTTTTCATAAATCCTCCTTTTTTCGTGTATTTATCTGAGCGAATAGATCTATCGCCCATATTGTATATTTATTTTCTTTTTTCAGACGACAATATTGGCGTCCCAAATGCCGTCCACATAGGCCTTCTGCTCATCGGTCAACTGCGAGAAAGGCTTCCGCGCGGGTCCCGCGTCGATCCCCTGCCTCGTGAGGATATACTTTGTGGCGGAGATCAGCCCAACGTTGACGAGAGCCTCCATGATGTTGTTGGCCTTGCGCTGCAATTCCCTGGCCTCCGTGAGTTTCCCCGCCCGGAAGGCGTCGAAGAGTTTTTGGTAATGGGGCAGCATAATATTGAAGGTCGTGCCGATTGCGCCCGTGCAGCCGTAAGCCATGCAGGCGATCATGGTCTCGTCAAAGCCGTCCCAGATCTTGAGCTTCGGGTTGTGGGCCATGATCCGCTCCATTTGATAAACAACTTGATTGGTATGTTTTATGCCCTCTACGGCTTCGCTCTTGAGCAAGGCCGCCCAGTCTTTGTCCCGGAGGTCGATCTCCCTTTTGGTATTTCCGGGAAAATTATAGATGATGACCGGCATATCCACGGCCCGGGAGATATCGTAAAAGTAGTCGCAGATTTCTCTGGTCGTGAAGCCGTAATAAATCGGCGGGATGGCCGCGATATGGTTGTATCCGCATTTTTTGGCGGCTTTGGCGTAGCCGACGGCTTTTTTCGTCGCGAGGGCCCCCACGTGGGCGATCATGTCGCATTTGCCCACAAAGGCCGAGGCGATCTCATATTCGAGTACCCGTTCCTGAAAGGTCATCAGCAGAAACTCGGCGCTGGATCCGCCGATAAAAAAGCCCGCGGTCCCCTCTTTGAGATTCCGCTCCATAAGCTTCAGCAGGGCCTCCGCGTTGATGTTGTCCTCCCGGTCAAAGGGCGTCACCGACGCCGCGTAAATTCCCAGATAATCGGCCATTTCCCCTCCTACCGCAAGTCCGTCGTGAGGATGTTGTCCATGTCGTCAAAGGCCTGATTTTCTCCGCCCATGGCCCAGATAAACGTATAGTTGGTCGTGCCTGCGCCCGCGTGGATGCTCCAGGAGGGGCTGATGACGGCCTGTTCGTTTTGCATGACGATGGTCCGGAGTTCCGTGGGTTCCCCCATAAAATGAAAGACGACGTTGTCTTTGGGCACTTCGAAATACATGTAGATCTCCATGCGCCGCTCGTGGGTATGGCAGGGCATGGAATTCCAGACGCTGCCGGGCTCGAGGACCGTCATGCCCATGGAGAGCTGGCAGGTGGGGAGCACATCGGGATGGATAAACTGGTTGATGGTCCTTTTGTTGGCGGATTCCACAGAGCCCAGGTTACGCTTGGCCGCGTCCTTGATCGAGAGAAACGTCGTCTTGAAGGCCGTGTGGGCCGGGGCGCTGACCATATAAAATTTGGCGGGTTTTTCTGTGTCGTCGCTCGTAAAATGGACGTCCTTTGTGCCCTTTGTGATGTAGAGGCAGTCCTTGTATCCGAGGGCGAAGGTCTCTCCGTCGGCCGTGATTTTTCCGGCCCCTCCGATATTGAATATCCCGATTTCCCGTCTTTCCAGGAAATAATGGGTCCCGAAATTCTTCCAGCAGTCTATCCCCTTTTCGAGGGAGACTTTCTCTTTGACCGGCATGCAGCCCACGGTCACCATGCGGTCCACATGGGAATAGACCGCCGTCACTTCGTCGGCCTTGTAGAGGTCCCCGATCAGGAATTCCCCGCGCAATTCCGCCGTCGTATAGCGTTTGACATCTTTTTGATTTGCCGAATACCGGATATCCATGGCTTTTTTCCTCCTGAACACGATATTTTCACCTTTTTCGGGCTTTCCCGACAGAAGGTATTCACTGTATACAAATTCTCGTTCTGCTATAGTATTACCATTTTTGGAAGATCTTGTCAAGAGATTTCATAAGAATTTTTTCGCCCATTATATCCGAAATCAGCACAAATAGTTCAAATTTACTTCAGTTTTTGGATGTTATTCCGGTGTAAATCAAGTGTTCCCGCCATTTCTCATTGACACCGGCGGCGCTTCGTGCTATGATAGGGGGTGAAAAAGATTACAGATCGTTCAGGGCGGGAGGGCTTATGACAGCGCGTCAAAGACTGGCGGAAATCGTCCGGTCGGAGTTTCCAAAAAAAACCATACTCGTTTTGGGAGATATCATGGTGGATAAATACACCCGGGGCAAAGTCAGCCGGATTTCCCCCGAAGCGCCGATCCAGATCCTCGAGTTTGAGGAATCGAAGCTGACGGCGGGGGGCGCCTCCAACGTCACGGCAAACCTTGTGGCCCTCGGGGCCCGGGTCGAGCTGGCGGGGACGGCCGCCGAAGACGAATACGGCCTCTGGCTGCGTTCCGCCATGCAAAGGGCGGGCGTGGGGACCGAGTGCATTCTCGCCGAGGCGGGCAGGCCCACGACGCTCAAGGAGCGCTTCGCCACCAAAAGCCAGCAGCTGCTTCGGGTGGACAGGGAGAAAAGCGGGGACATCACGGCCGAAACCCAAAAGGCCGTTCTCGATTGGCTCAAAGAGCGTATCGGCCGCATCGACGCCGTTCTTTTGTCCGACTACCG
This region includes:
- a CDS encoding tripartite tricarboxylate transporter TctB family protein; translated protein: MRKANFVAALLFLALTLYVVAVTFTFKKFKNVPIGPEFFPRWLALGLGICALVLLYQSVKHYDKREAPTLSLRDKGMQRLLIGVAVVIAYVFLWKSLGFLVMTPLLLFALMFLLEVRDYKVMILISLLTSVGIFLAFKLILGIEMPLGFLSGVMDF
- a CDS encoding tripartite tricarboxylate transporter substrate binding protein; the protein is MKKVFRNIIFGLLALTTLLSLSVAAADKYPTKTIKVICPWAAGGGTDAILRALSAAVEKELKVTLAVENKTGGAGAIGHAAIKDAKPDGYTLGMVTFELNSLPQQGLIDFTYADYIPLCLVNADAAALTVKADAPYNSVKEFVEYAKAHPGEISIGNSAPGSVWHIGAGLLANATGIQVKHVPFEGAAPAVTALAGGHIQAVSVSLAEVKSQVEAGNLKVLGVMDEKRADAFPNVPTFIEQGYDITYYTWRGMALPKGVDAAIVKTLVDAFAKGIKDEDFLKFAKNMNLNVRYLGPDEFAAFLKDNFEAVTKTLEETHLLDETK
- the kduI gene encoding 5-dehydro-4-deoxy-D-glucuronate isomerase; protein product: MDIRYSANQKDVKRYTTAELRGEFLIGDLYKADEVTAVYSHVDRMVTVGCMPVKEKVSLEKGIDCWKNFGTHYFLERREIGIFNIGGAGKITADGETFALGYKDCLYITKGTKDVHFTSDDTEKPAKFYMVSAPAHTAFKTTFLSIKDAAKRNLGSVESANKRTINQFIHPDVLPTCQLSMGMTVLEPGSVWNSMPCHTHERRMEIYMYFEVPKDNVVFHFMGEPTELRTIVMQNEQAVISPSWSIHAGAGTTNYTFIWAMGGENQAFDDMDNILTTDLR
- a CDS encoding dihydrodipicolinate synthase family protein; translation: MADYLGIYAASVTPFDREDNINAEALLKLMERNLKEGTAGFFIGGSSAEFLLMTFQERVLEYEIASAFVGKCDMIAHVGALATKKAVGYAKAAKKCGYNHIAAIPPIYYGFTTREICDYFYDISRAVDMPVIIYNFPGNTKREIDLRDKDWAALLKSEAVEGIKHTNQVVYQMERIMAHNPKLKIWDGFDETMIACMAYGCTGAIGTTFNIMLPHYQKLFDAFRAGKLTEARELQRKANNIMEALVNVGLISATKYILTRQGIDAGPARKPFSQLTDEQKAYVDGIWDANIVV